Proteins from one Nitrobacteraceae bacterium AZCC 2146 genomic window:
- a CDS encoding putative alpha-E superfamily protein (product_source=COG2307; cog=COG2307; pfam=PF04168; superfamily=53067) — protein MLSRTAENLYWLARYVERAEYLARTIEATLRVTALPNTYIGQTNEWDSALLTAGVSAAFYEIYEEADEKNVVEYLSFSTSNPSSIRNCIENARLNSRSVRTALTGEMWDTINGAWIELQEVWSGGAKTREQLARFLRFVQETSLRFDGSAYRTMLRNDAYWFSRLGLHLERADNTARILDVKYHLLLPEEEHVGGPLDYYQWTSILRSVSALTAYHWVYRETLKPWLIADLLILNDTLPRSLASCYGNLVRNLDQIGVSYGRQGAAQRHARGVRNRLEHSNMDDIFQHGLHEFIQEFIADNSRLGEIIAKQYLI, from the coding sequence ATGCTGTCGCGCACCGCCGAGAACCTGTACTGGCTTGCCCGCTACGTCGAACGCGCCGAATATCTCGCGCGCACCATCGAGGCGACGTTGCGCGTCACCGCGTTGCCCAACACCTATATCGGCCAGACCAATGAATGGGACTCCGCGCTGCTGACCGCCGGCGTCAGCGCCGCCTTCTATGAAATCTACGAGGAAGCCGACGAGAAGAATGTCGTCGAATATCTGTCCTTCTCGACCTCCAATCCCTCCTCGATCCGCAACTGCATCGAGAACGCCCGGCTGAATTCGCGCTCGGTGCGCACCGCGCTGACCGGCGAGATGTGGGACACCATCAACGGCGCCTGGATCGAGCTGCAGGAAGTCTGGAGCGGCGGCGCCAAGACCCGCGAGCAGCTCGCGCGCTTCCTGCGCTTCGTGCAGGAGACCTCGCTGCGCTTCGACGGCTCGGCCTACCGCACCATGCTGCGCAACGATGCCTACTGGTTCTCGCGGCTGGGGCTCCATCTCGAGCGCGCCGACAACACCGCGCGCATTCTCGACGTCAAATATCATCTGCTGCTGCCCGAGGAAGAGCATGTCGGCGGTCCGCTGGATTACTACCAGTGGACCTCAATCCTGCGCTCGGTGTCGGCGCTGACGGCCTATCACTGGGTCTATCGCGAGACGCTGAAACCGTGGCTGATCGCCGACCTCTTGATCCTCAACGACACGTTGCCGCGCTCGCTGGCCAGTTGCTACGGCAACCTGGTCCGCAACCTCGACCAGATCGGCGTTTCCTATGGCCGCCAGGGCGCCGCCCAGCGCCACGCCCGCGGCGTCCGCAACCGCCTTGAACACAGCAATATGGACGATATCTTCCAGCACGGCCTGCATGAATTCATTCAGGAATTCATTGCGGATAACAGCCGGCTTGGCGAAATCATCGCCAAACAGTACCTGATTTGA
- a CDS encoding transglutaminase-like putative cysteine protease (product_source=COG1305; cog=COG1305; pfam=PF01841,PF08379; smart=SM00460; superfamily=54001) → MRLRIAHSTTYRYEPPASGVIQILRMTPGSHDGQYVAEWQIDVSTDSRLDLHEDAFGNVTHVLTHGPISDLTINVEGLIETQDTGGVLKGTDERFPPSFFLRQTPLTEANPAMVAFARDLSPSAETDVLGYLHALMMQINEHMTFDGDPTNTGTSAIEAFTGKRGVCQDYAHIFIACARASGVPSRFVSGHFLRADGMVHQQAGHAWAEAYVPDLGWVGFDPANAICTTDAHARVAIGLDYLGAAPVRGTRYGGGMETLTVAVKVDQAGRQGQSQSQS, encoded by the coding sequence ATGCGCCTGCGTATCGCCCATTCGACCACCTATCGCTATGAGCCGCCGGCCTCCGGCGTGATCCAGATCCTGCGCATGACGCCGGGCAGCCATGACGGCCAGTATGTCGCCGAGTGGCAGATCGACGTCTCCACCGATTCGCGCCTCGACCTGCATGAGGATGCGTTCGGCAACGTCACCCATGTGCTGACCCACGGGCCGATCTCCGACCTCACCATCAATGTCGAGGGCCTGATCGAGACCCAGGATACCGGCGGCGTGTTGAAAGGCACCGACGAGCGGTTTCCGCCAAGCTTCTTCCTGCGCCAGACCCCGCTCACCGAAGCCAATCCGGCCATGGTGGCGTTCGCTCGCGACCTCAGTCCGAGTGCCGAGACCGACGTGCTCGGCTATCTCCATGCGCTGATGATGCAGATCAACGAGCACATGACCTTCGACGGCGACCCCACCAATACCGGCACCTCGGCGATCGAAGCCTTTACCGGCAAGCGCGGCGTCTGCCAGGATTACGCGCATATCTTCATCGCCTGTGCCCGCGCCAGCGGCGTGCCCAGCCGCTTCGTCTCCGGGCACTTTCTGCGCGCCGACGGAATGGTCCACCAGCAGGCAGGCCACGCCTGGGCGGAAGCCTATGTGCCGGACCTCGGCTGGGTCGGCTTCGATCCCGCGAATGCGATCTGCACCACCGACGCCCACGCTCGCGTCGCCATCGGCCTCGACTACCTCGGCGCCGCCCCGGTCCGCGGCACCCGCTATGGCGGCGGTATGGAAACCCTGACGGTGGCGGTCAAGGTCGACCAGGCCGGGCGGCAGGGGCAGTCGCAATCGCAGTCCTGA
- a CDS encoding putative proteasome-type protease (product_source=KO:K07395; cath_funfam=3.60.20.10; cog=COG3484; ko=KO:K07395; pfam=PF00227; superfamily=56235) encodes MTYCCGILVRDGLVMIADTRTNAGLDNVSTFRKLHVFNQPGDRIMAVASAGNLAISQSVLSTLSEGFENPTTGERETLLNAPTMFQAAQRIGRAIRHVNATEGEALESEDINFNVSFLFGGQIKDAKMRLFMIYPAGNFIECTTDTPYLQIGEHKYGKPVLDRALHYDVELYEALKTGLISMDSTMRSNIGVGLPIDVLVVRTDVCDADLNHRIEAGEPYFHDLRSRWSAALRAAHQNIPRPPYKKEN; translated from the coding sequence ATGACCTATTGTTGCGGAATTCTGGTGCGAGACGGCCTGGTCATGATCGCGGACACGCGAACCAATGCCGGGCTCGACAACGTCTCGACCTTCCGCAAGCTGCACGTCTTCAACCAGCCCGGCGACCGCATCATGGCGGTGGCCTCCGCCGGCAATCTGGCCATCAGCCAGTCGGTGCTCTCGACCCTGAGCGAGGGGTTTGAGAACCCGACCACCGGCGAGCGCGAGACGCTGCTGAACGCGCCGACCATGTTCCAGGCGGCGCAGCGGATCGGCCGCGCCATCCGCCACGTCAACGCCACCGAAGGCGAGGCGCTGGAATCCGAGGACATCAATTTCAACGTCTCGTTCCTGTTCGGCGGCCAGATCAAGGACGCCAAGATGCGGCTGTTCATGATCTACCCGGCCGGCAATTTCATCGAATGCACCACCGACACGCCGTATCTGCAGATCGGCGAGCACAAATACGGCAAGCCGGTGCTCGACCGCGCCCTGCACTATGACGTCGAACTCTATGAGGCGCTGAAGACCGGCCTGATCTCGATGGATTCGACGATGCGCTCCAACATCGGGGTCGGCCTGCCGATCGACGTGCTGGTGGTGCGCACTGACGTCTGCGATGCCGACCTCAACCATCGCATCGAGGCCGGCGAGCCCTACTTCCACGATCTGCGCTCGCGCTGGTCGGCGGCGCTGCGCGCGGCACACCAGAACATCCCGCGGCCGCCGTACAAGAAAGAAAATTGA
- a CDS encoding ribosomal protein S18 acetylase RimI-like enzyme (product_source=COG0456; cath_funfam=3.40.630.30; cog=COG0456; pfam=PF00583; superfamily=55729), whose protein sequence is MTAAPTDWRAMTAADLPAVKALADCIHPDYPEDEAVFADRLALHPAGCFTLQHDQGIAGYVISHPWHFRKPPALNALLAQAASPASTFYIHDLALLPAARKSGAASRIVDILAAHARSLQLPNMTLVAVNNSVHFWQRQGFNSVVDAGLDRQLRSYDEHARFMSRDLP, encoded by the coding sequence ATGACCGCGGCACCGACGGACTGGCGCGCCATGACGGCTGCGGATCTGCCGGCGGTCAAGGCGCTCGCCGACTGCATCCACCCGGACTATCCCGAAGACGAAGCCGTCTTCGCCGATCGCCTCGCGCTCCATCCTGCGGGATGCTTCACGCTGCAGCACGATCAAGGCATCGCCGGCTACGTGATCAGCCACCCCTGGCACTTCAGGAAACCGCCCGCGCTCAATGCGCTGCTTGCACAGGCAGCCTCGCCTGCCTCAACGTTCTATATTCACGACCTGGCGCTGCTGCCGGCAGCCCGAAAATCCGGAGCCGCGTCGCGCATTGTCGATATCCTGGCTGCGCATGCGAGGAGTCTTCAACTGCCCAACATGACGCTTGTTGCCGTCAACAATTCAGTTCATTTTTGGCAGCGGCAGGGTTTCAACAGCGTGGTCGATGCCGGGCTGGACCGGCAACTGCGAAGCTATGACGAACACGCCAGATTTATGAGCCGCGACCTACCGTAA
- a CDS encoding NAD(P)-dependent dehydrogenase (short-subunit alcohol dehydrogenase family) (product_source=COG1028; cath_funfam=3.40.50.720; cog=COG1028; pfam=PF00106; superfamily=51735) — protein MTTTKIAIVTGAGTGVGRAASLALMKAGFTVVLAGRRIEMLQETQKLGEAFGSSLPVSADMADPASIAALFAKTVESFGRLDVLFNNAGMGAPPVPFEDLGLAQWQAVVNTNLTAPFLCTQHAFRIMKDQTPRGGRIINNGSISAHAPRPFSAAYTSTKHAITGLTKASNLDGRAYDIAVGQVDIGNAATPMTDRMVDGVLQPDGKKMPEPRMDAKAVGDAVAYMAGLPLDANVLFMTVMATKMPFVGRG, from the coding sequence ATGACCACCACCAAGATCGCCATCGTTACCGGCGCCGGCACCGGCGTGGGCCGCGCCGCATCGCTGGCGCTGATGAAGGCCGGCTTCACCGTCGTGCTGGCCGGTCGCCGGATCGAGATGCTTCAGGAAACCCAGAAGCTCGGCGAAGCCTTCGGCAGCAGCCTGCCGGTTTCCGCCGACATGGCCGACCCCGCCTCGATCGCCGCATTGTTCGCCAAGACGGTGGAAAGCTTCGGCCGGCTCGATGTGCTGTTCAACAATGCCGGCATGGGCGCGCCACCGGTGCCGTTCGAGGATCTCGGCCTCGCGCAGTGGCAGGCAGTGGTCAACACCAACCTGACCGCGCCGTTCCTGTGCACCCAGCATGCGTTCCGGATCATGAAGGACCAGACCCCGCGCGGCGGCCGCATCATCAACAACGGCTCGATCTCCGCCCATGCACCGCGGCCGTTCTCCGCGGCCTATACGTCGACCAAGCACGCCATCACCGGCCTCACCAAGGCCAGCAACCTCGATGGCCGCGCCTATGACATCGCGGTCGGCCAGGTCGATATCGGCAATGCCGCAACCCCAATGACCGACCGCATGGTCGACGGTGTGCTGCAGCCCGACGGCAAGAAGATGCCGGAGCCGCGCATGGACGCAAAAGCCGTCGGCGACGCCGTCGCCTATATGGCCGGCCTGCCGCTCGACGCCAACGTGCTGTTCATGACGGTGATGGCGACGAAGATGCCGTTTGTCGGAAGAGGCTGA
- a CDS encoding CNT family concentrative nucleoside transporter (product_source=KO:K03317; cath_funfam=1.20.5.70; cog=COG1972; ko=KO:K03317; pfam=PF01773,PF07662; superfamily=53790; tigrfam=TIGR00804; transmembrane_helix_parts=Outside_1_3,TMhelix_4_21,Inside_22_33,TMhelix_34_53,Outside_54_62,TMhelix_63_85,Inside_86_97,TMhelix_98_120,Outside_121_139,TMhelix_140_162,Inside_163_174,TMhelix_175_197,Outside_198_206,TMhelix_207_229,Inside_230_263,TMhelix_264_286,Outside_287_356,TMhelix_357_379,Inside_380_391,TMhelix_392_414,Outside_415_415) translates to MLQLQSAFGVFALLGIAWALGENRRKVSLRQAAVGLFVTLLTAAILLKLPVVAHAFGAINDVVGVIAAASRAGTSFVFGYLGGGALPFDLKAPGADFILALQALPIVLVMSVLTTLLFYWRILPPVVRGMAWLLERTLGVGGAVGLSTAANIFLGMVEAPLFIRPYLAQLTRSELFLVMTGGMAGIAGTVLVLYATLLSPLIPDASAHFVIASVLGAPAAILVSLIMVPETDARRTGGALADPDAHATSTMDAIVKGTVAGVELLINIIALLLVLVALVYLVNAVLGLLPDIGGAAISLQRMLGYVMAPVCWLMGLPWDQAMSAGSLMGIKTVLNELIAYLQFAKLGDTLDPRSKLIMLYALCGFANFASLGIMIGGLGTMAPARRDEINALGLKSIVSGTLTTCLMGAIVGVLT, encoded by the coding sequence ATGCTGCAATTACAATCGGCGTTTGGCGTCTTCGCGCTGCTCGGCATCGCCTGGGCGCTGGGCGAAAATCGCCGCAAAGTATCGCTGCGGCAGGCTGCGGTCGGCCTCTTCGTCACCCTGCTCACCGCCGCCATCCTGCTCAAGCTGCCCGTCGTTGCGCATGCGTTCGGCGCCATCAATGACGTGGTCGGTGTGATCGCTGCGGCGTCGCGCGCGGGCACTTCCTTCGTATTCGGCTATCTCGGCGGCGGCGCGCTGCCGTTCGATCTCAAGGCGCCCGGCGCCGATTTCATCCTCGCGCTGCAGGCACTGCCGATCGTGCTGGTGATGAGCGTGCTGACCACGCTGCTGTTCTACTGGCGGATCCTGCCGCCCGTCGTGCGCGGCATGGCGTGGCTGCTGGAGCGCACGCTTGGCGTCGGCGGTGCGGTCGGGCTCTCCACAGCGGCCAACATCTTTCTCGGCATGGTGGAAGCACCTTTGTTCATCCGGCCCTATCTCGCACAACTGACCCGCAGCGAATTGTTCCTGGTGATGACCGGCGGCATGGCGGGGATCGCCGGCACCGTGCTGGTGCTCTACGCGACATTGCTGTCGCCGTTGATCCCCGACGCATCAGCGCATTTTGTCATCGCCTCGGTGCTCGGTGCACCCGCCGCGATCCTTGTGAGTCTCATCATGGTGCCGGAGACCGACGCCCGCCGCACCGGCGGCGCGCTCGCCGATCCCGATGCGCACGCCACGAGCACCATGGATGCCATCGTCAAGGGCACCGTGGCCGGCGTCGAACTGCTGATCAACATCATTGCGCTGCTGCTGGTGCTGGTGGCGCTGGTGTATCTCGTCAACGCGGTACTCGGCCTGCTGCCGGATATCGGTGGCGCCGCGATCTCGCTGCAGCGGATGCTCGGCTATGTGATGGCGCCCGTTTGCTGGCTGATGGGACTGCCGTGGGACCAGGCGATGTCAGCGGGTTCGCTGATGGGCATCAAGACCGTACTCAACGAGCTGATCGCCTATCTGCAATTCGCAAAACTCGGCGACACGCTGGATCCACGCTCGAAGCTGATCATGCTCTACGCACTGTGCGGCTTCGCCAACTTCGCCAGCCTCGGCATCATGATCGGCGGCCTCGGCACCATGGCGCCGGCGCGCCGCGATGAAATCAACGCGCTGGGCCTGAAGTCGATTGTCTCGGGTACGCTAACGACGTGCCTGATGGGCGCGATCGTGGGGGTGCTCACTTAG
- a CDS encoding hypothetical protein (product_source=Hypo-rule applied; cath_funfam=3.90.550.10) yields the protein MSVFPNGLFLIYLTELNEPVENSLRVIVAEAKTDDRTKSDTIIASSITPIVITPDSRRFEFVWKSYVAYSVRDETVAQHDKDRPPVSSTFLERRSSAYLRFLEETTFAAAIAQRPIKHWEINCLNHCIDVVSSEEPEIRQILSDVGTTAKYN from the coding sequence ATGTCTGTTTTTCCGAACGGTCTATTTTTGATTTATCTCACCGAGTTGAACGAACCGGTGGAAAATTCATTGCGCGTGATCGTTGCTGAAGCGAAGACCGACGATCGGACGAAATCAGATACTATTATCGCTTCGTCGATCACTCCCATAGTAATCACGCCGGATTCGAGGCGATTTGAATTCGTTTGGAAGAGCTATGTCGCTTACTCAGTTCGGGATGAAACCGTCGCGCAGCATGATAAGGATAGGCCTCCTGTATCAAGCACGTTCCTTGAAAGGAGATCGTCTGCATACCTGCGATTTCTAGAGGAAACGACATTTGCGGCCGCTATTGCGCAGAGGCCGATTAAGCACTGGGAAATCAATTGTCTGAATCATTGCATAGATGTCGTTTCCTCTGAAGAGCCGGAAATCCGACAAATACTCAGCGATGTCGGTACGACAGCGAAGTATAACTAA